The DNA sequence AGAGTGCCTCATATCATCCAGATGAGACACTTTGGCAAGTATTATACAAATTAGCGAGATCCAGTACAGCCGACTAAGACCCTCTGGCTAGCAATTCTCAAATCAGAGGGTACTAGTTCAGCTGACTAAGACCCTCTGGCTAGCATTTTTCAAATCAGAGAGTACTAGTTCACCCGACTAAGACCCCCTGGCTAGCAATTCTCAAATCAGAGGTTACTAGTTCAGCCGACTAAGACCCTCAGGCTAGCAATTCTCAAATCAGAGGGCACTAGTACAGCCGACTAAGACCCTCAGGCTAGCAATTTTCAAATCAGAGGGCACTAGTACAGCCGACTAAGACCCCCTGGCAAACACTCCACAATTCAGAGGGCTTTTGATCAGCCGACTGAGACACTCGACCTATACAGTCCAGTTTGCCCGAGCAAAATTTCAACTCAATGAATAAACCTCAGTTATGTTTCCCGATTAAATAAAAAGAGGATTCCAGCGCATCAGGCTGGAACCCTCTTTTTCCAAGATACATTTGCTGTTCAGTATAGCCAATGCCTTCCTATCGCCCAATAAACATCTGTGTCCAGTAATGCCCGTAGCTGCCTCCTTTGGCATATCCGACGCCGATTTCGGTGAAGCTGCTGCTGAGGATGTTTTTGCGGTGGCCTTCACTGTTCATCCAGGCGGTGACTGCAGCCTGTGGTGTGGATTGTCCGGCAGCGATATTTTCCCCTGCTGTCCTGTAGGAAATTCCAAAGCTCTTCATCATATCAAATGGTGTACCATAGGTTGGTGAGTTGTGATCAAAATAGTTTTTGTTGATCATATCCTGGGATTTGTACCTTGCAGTCCTTGAGAGCTCCCAGTTGGACTTAAGTGGCTTCAGGCCGTATTTCGCCCTTTCTTTGTTTACCAGCTGGACTACCTGTTCTTCGGCAGATTGTTCGGCTGCTGCTGAAGGAATGGTGATCCTCTGGCCCGGATAAATGAAATGAGGGTTTGTGATATGGGAATTCAGATTGATGATTTCTGTAATGCCCGCCTGATATTGCTGGGCTATTTTCCACATCGTATCCCCTTTTTGTACTGTATGTACGGTTGAAGCGTCCGCTGTTAAGCGCGTTCCAAAGACAAAGGTGACGGAAAGCAATAAAATGATAGAATATTTCAGTAATGTTTTCATACTGCTATTTAACCAGATAGATAGTCTCAGAGCCAGCGGTAATTCCTGGCCATTTTTGCGGGATTTGCCCTCTCTGATGAAACCTGGAAGTGGAGTCAAATATTCATAAATGTTTCACAAAGCTGCACTCAAAGGCCTTTTTGCACTCCATCAATTCCTATATAATGGAAATGAGGTGAGAACTATGTTGTTGTCCATTAAAAGGTATGATAAAGCTACTTTTGCAGTACTTGCAGGCATGGTAATCGCAGCAAATTGCCTGCTTTATCGGACATCTTATTTAGCTCCTGTCCCTAAGGGAGTTTATTGGGGCACTTTGGCGGATTTGTATATTGTCCTGCCGGCTTTGGTTTATTTTCTCCTTTTAAGGAGAAAACACTCTATTCTATATTTAAGCCCCGTCCTTTTTGCCGCTTATGTACTCTCACAAGTGATTATCCCTGACGGGCACCTGCAATCAGCCAATATGCTGCAGTTTATGCTTATTCTCGGGGAAATCTTTATCTTCTCGGCTGCAATACTGGGAAACAAACAAAAAATATGGCAATTTTATAAAGAACTTAATAGGCGGAACACCCATGATTCTTTTCTGAAATACAATTTGGACAAAGCAGCCGGAAAGTATTTTTCTGATTCAGCGGCTCTCAGGCTTTTAATGTCTGAAATCGCCCTTTTCCACTATTCCTTATTTTCTTGGAAAAGAAAGCCTCTGACAGACACTGGCACTGTATTTACCTATCATAAAAAGAAAAGCTCAGCGGCCGTTTACATCATGCTGATTCATGCAACAGTTCTTGAATCGGTTGGACTGCACTTCTTTCTGCATCAATGGAATGCGGTTATTTCTTATATTCTTCTTATAGTGAATGTGTATGCAGTTTTATATTTCATCGGAGAGCTGCATGCAATGCGGCTGACCCCTTATCTATTGACACAAGAAGTCCTTTTGCTGCAAACAGGGCTTTCCAAAAGCATGGAAGTGAAGCTCAGCAATATTGAAAGCATATCTTTCTATGAAGGTCCCGAAAAGTTTACAAAAAAAGAACTGCAAACTCTCTATGATGCAAGGGCCATCGACTTTATGCAGGAAAAGCCTCAGATTGAAATCAGGCTTAAAGAGCCGGGAAAAGTACTGATGCCTTTCGGAATAGTCCAGCAGGCTGACCGGATTGTTCTGGACGCTGATGAACCGCAGGCATTCGCTGAAGAACTTAAATCCAGACTTCCAAAGTAAGAAAAGCCGTCCACTGATTGGACGGCTTTTCTTAGTATTTACTGGCTCTGTCCGGCATTTCTGCCATAGGTCCGTTTTTTATTTTTTCCACCAGCTGTCAAACATGGAAGCAGGCAGCTGTCTTTTATGTTCGGTGATCAGGTATCTCTTTTCGATCTTTTCGGCAGATTCAGGTGAAACCTCTTTTCCTTCCAGGTAATCATCCAGCTCATCATAGCTGATCCCCAGCTCAGTCTCATCCGCCTGTCCCGGCTTATTATCAAGAAGGTCGGCGGTAGGGGTCTTGAGATAGAGGCGTTCTTCTGCACCCATTTCCTTCAGGAGCGCCTTACCCTGGCGTTTCGTGAGACCTGTTAGAGGAAGTATGTCTGCTCCGCCGTCGCCATATTTCGTAAAGAAGCCGGTAACTGCCTCTGCTGCATGGTCTGTGCCGATGACAAGAAGTCCTTCCTGGCCGCCAATAGCATACTGGGCAATCATGCGCATCCTGGCTTTTACATTACCCTTATGATAATCAGACAAAGGCTCGCCTTTTGTGATGGTGTCAAATTCTTCTTTAACGGCATCTACAGCATTTTTTACATTAAAAGAGTATTCAGTGTCGGCTTTGATGAATGAAAGAGCAAGCTGTGCGTCATCCTCATCCTGCTGCACTCCATACGGAAGGCGGACGGCTATGAAGCGCACTTCATGCCCTTCACTCCTCAATTCCTCCACCGCCATCTGGGCCAGCCTGCCGGCAAGGGTTGAATCCTGTCCGCCGCTGATTCCGAGCACATAGCCTTTTGCCTGGGAGGCCACCAGGTAATCTTTCAAAAATTGGACTCTATTTCTGATTTCTTCAGAAGGATTAATTTCTGGCTTTATATTTAACTCTTCCATAATTCTTTTTTGCAGATTCATTTTGTTTCTCCTCCTCTATTGATTCCGTTTCACCTTTTCTCTAACTTGCTCAATATTGCGCATTTTGTTTTCCCAGCATAATGTGCTCAAATCAACCGGATATTCCTCAGGATTGAGGGAGCGCTTGTATTCATCCCAGAGCACATGCAGATTGCTCTTTGCAAAAGCTTGTATCTTGTTGAGCTCAGGGGTTTCATATACAAGCTTCCCATCACGGAAAATATCATGATGCAGCTCCTGTGCCTTAAAGCTGGTGATGAATTTGCTGATAAAGGTATGGACCGGATGGAACATTTTCAGCCTTTCTTCTTCTTCGGGCCGTTCATTCTCCATAGCAATATAGTCGCCCTCTGATTTTTGATTAGCCGTATTGATGATCCTGTAAACCTTTTTCAGGCCAGGGGTTGTGACCTTTTCAGGATTGCCGCTGATTTTGATGGTGTCTTTCATGTTACCTTCTTCATCCTCAATGGACACAAGCTTATAAACGGCACCCAGGGCTGGCTGCTCATAAGCCGTGATAAGCTTTGTCCCGATGCCCCATGTGTCTATTTTTGCACCCTGGGCTTTCAGGTTCATGATGGTGTATTCATCAAGGTCATTTGATGCTACTATCTTTGCATTCGGGAACCCGGCTTCATCCAGCATCCTTCTGGCTTCTTTTGAAAGATAGGCAAGGTCGCCGCTGTCCAGCCTTATCCCTATAAAGTTGATTTTATCGCCAAGTTCCTTCGCTACCTTAATGGCGTTTGGAACCCCGGATTTCAGGGTGTCATAAGTATCTACCAGGAATACACAGTCTTTATGCCGGCGTGCATATTTGTGAAATGCAGTATATTCATCCCGGTAAGCCTGTACAAGCGCATGTGCATGTGTACCGGAAACAGGAATGCCGAACAGCTTCCCGGCCCGCACATTGGAGGTTGCATTGAAGCCTCCTATATAGGCCGCTCTTGTTCCCCAGATGGCAGCATCCATTTCCTGTGCTCTTCTCGTTCCGAATTCCATCGCAGTTTCCTCGCCGACCACCTGCTTGATGCGGGAAGCCTTGGTTGCAATAAGGGTCTGGTAATTAATAATATTCAAAAGAGCCGTTTCGACCAATTGCGCCTGGGCAAGCGGAGCTTCAATCCTCATGATCGGCTCGTTTCCGAAAACAAGTTCACCTTCTGCCATTGAACGGACAGATCCGGTGAATCGCAATTCTGCCAGATACTCAAGGAAATCTTCTTTATAGTGAAGCTCATCCCTTAAATAATCGATATCTGTTTCAGTAAAACGGAAATTTTCGAGATAGCCTATTACCCGTTCAAGGCCGGCAAAAATACCATAGCCGTTTCCAAACGGTAGCTTCCGGAAAAATAGCTCAAACACCGCTTTACGGTTATGAACGCCATCCTCCCAGTATGTTTCGGCCATATTGATTTGATATAAGTCAGTATGAAGAGTCAAACTGTCGTCCAGATACTTTCCTTTCATGTCCTACCTCCAATGATTACTCTATTACCAAAGCATTCAGGCTGCCTTTGAAATGCTCCAGTGCCCAGCTGTGTCCTGCCTGGTTAAAGCTTGCGACCGCCTTCTCATGCACGATGATTTTATACCCTTTATTATAAGCATCCACAGCTGTATGAAGAACACAGATATCGGTACAGACCCCTGCCAGATGGAGCTCTTCAATCCCCCGCTCCCTCAGCTTAAGTTCAAGATCAGTTCCTGCAAAGGCACTATAGCGCGTTTTGTCCATCCAGTGGACATTTTCCTTACTCTGGTGCTGCATAAACACATTTTTCAGGCTGCCATATAAATCCCGCCCTTTAGTACCTTCTATGTTATGGGGCGGATAAAGCTCTGTTTCAGGATGAAAAGGATCATTTTCTTTGTGGAGATCAATGGCAAAAACGGTATAATGCCCTTCCTTTATGAAAGTCTCAGTAAGGTTTGTTATGTATTCTTCGATTTCCTGGGCAGGCTTGCCGCACGGCAGGGCTCCGATTACAAAATCATAAGTGTAATCAATATTGATTAATGCTTTTTTCATACAGAATTCCTCCCTTGCTCTTTAAGAATAAATCTATTATAAGCCAATTCATGGAAGGAATCATCCCGGAGCTTTCTCCAAAATGGTTCATCTTTTACGATGATACCCCAACTTCAAGCTATTTACTCTTATAAAGCCCTGCAACCGGCTCAGAATCTTTGACAGCCCAAGCACACTCCCGGGCCTGAGAATATCATGTAAAGATGAAAGGAGTGTGACAGATGATTAATTGGAAGCAGTTCTTTGCTGTATTGATCCCGGTCCTTCTGATAGCGGCCATTCCTTTTATTATTTTCCACTGGGGTCCTTCAAAGGGAGATGACAGCGGCGGAAATGAGACCGATCCCGAATCGGTGGTGTGGGGAGTCGATTCCGCCAGCCTGACGACAGAGGAACTATTTTCCTGTGTTAGAGATAACTTTGGGAACCCTCAGATCTGGGGAAGATATCTGGGAACTAAAGAAGGAGTTTCACAAGGACTGACAAAAGAGGAAGCGGCCTTTCTGCAATCCAATAATGCCGGAATCCTGCTGATCAATAACCAATTCACAGATGCTACAGGCATGGAAAATGGAACAGAAATAGGGAATCTGGGGATTCAGCTTGCCAGTGAGCTGGGGGTTCCGGAAGGTACAGCCATTTTTGCTGATATAGAACCTGACTATCCGGTTGACTCTGACTTTATTAGAGGCTATTACGGCGCTATGAGTGAATCTCCATATGAGGCAGGGATTTATGGTGTTTTTTCCAGCAACAGCACTCTGTATGCCGCTTATAATAATGCTGCCGCAGACTCAGCCGGATTGAAGGAGAATGTAATTATTTGGACAGCTTATCCTCAAGCTGGGATTTCCACTGAAAGCGAGGCACCTGCCTACAGTCCGGAAGCACCGGAAGGGTCAGCTGTGTTGGGCTGGCAATATGGACTAGATGCCGAAGCCTGCAATATTGATACCAATCTATTTAAGGGGCGTATGATTGAATATATATGGAAGTAGAACCGTCAGTCCGGCTTAAGGAAGCCGGACTTTACTTTTAAGTAAACTTATA is a window from the Bacillus infantis NRRL B-14911 genome containing:
- a CDS encoding nicotinate phosphoribosyltransferase, with the translated sequence MKGKYLDDSLTLHTDLYQINMAETYWEDGVHNRKAVFELFFRKLPFGNGYGIFAGLERVIGYLENFRFTETDIDYLRDELHYKEDFLEYLAELRFTGSVRSMAEGELVFGNEPIMRIEAPLAQAQLVETALLNIINYQTLIATKASRIKQVVGEETAMEFGTRRAQEMDAAIWGTRAAYIGGFNATSNVRAGKLFGIPVSGTHAHALVQAYRDEYTAFHKYARRHKDCVFLVDTYDTLKSGVPNAIKVAKELGDKINFIGIRLDSGDLAYLSKEARRMLDEAGFPNAKIVASNDLDEYTIMNLKAQGAKIDTWGIGTKLITAYEQPALGAVYKLVSIEDEEGNMKDTIKISGNPEKVTTPGLKKVYRIINTANQKSEGDYIAMENERPEEEERLKMFHPVHTFISKFITSFKAQELHHDIFRDGKLVYETPELNKIQAFAKSNLHVLWDEYKRSLNPEEYPVDLSTLCWENKMRNIEQVREKVKRNQ
- the safA gene encoding SafA/ExsA family spore coat assembly protein, producing the protein MKTLLKYSIILLLSVTFVFGTRLTADASTVHTVQKGDTMWKIAQQYQAGITEIINLNSHITNPHFIYPGQRITIPSAAAEQSAEEQVVQLVNKERAKYGLKPLKSNWELSRTARYKSQDMINKNYFDHNSPTYGTPFDMMKSFGISYRTAGENIAAGQSTPQAAVTAWMNSEGHRKNILSSSFTEIGVGYAKGGSYGHYWTQMFIGR
- a CDS encoding glycoside hydrolase domain-containing protein; this translates as MINWKQFFAVLIPVLLIAAIPFIIFHWGPSKGDDSGGNETDPESVVWGVDSASLTTEELFSCVRDNFGNPQIWGRYLGTKEGVSQGLTKEEAAFLQSNNAGILLINNQFTDATGMENGTEIGNLGIQLASELGVPEGTAIFADIEPDYPVDSDFIRGYYGAMSESPYEAGIYGVFSSNSTLYAAYNNAAADSAGLKENVIIWTAYPQAGISTESEAPAYSPEAPEGSAVLGWQYGLDAEACNIDTNLFKGRMIEYIWK
- the nadE gene encoding ammonia-dependent NAD(+) synthetase, which produces MNLQKRIMEELNIKPEINPSEEIRNRVQFLKDYLVASQAKGYVLGISGGQDSTLAGRLAQMAVEELRSEGHEVRFIAVRLPYGVQQDEDDAQLALSFIKADTEYSFNVKNAVDAVKEEFDTITKGEPLSDYHKGNVKARMRMIAQYAIGGQEGLLVIGTDHAAEAVTGFFTKYGDGGADILPLTGLTKRQGKALLKEMGAEERLYLKTPTADLLDNKPGQADETELGISYDELDDYLEGKEVSPESAEKIEKRYLITEHKRQLPASMFDSWWKK
- a CDS encoding cysteine hydrolase family protein, whose protein sequence is MKKALINIDYTYDFVIGALPCGKPAQEIEEYITNLTETFIKEGHYTVFAIDLHKENDPFHPETELYPPHNIEGTKGRDLYGSLKNVFMQHQSKENVHWMDKTRYSAFAGTDLELKLRERGIEELHLAGVCTDICVLHTAVDAYNKGYKIIVHEKAVASFNQAGHSWALEHFKGSLNALVIE